GCTGGTGAAAAGAAATCGAAATTAAGATAGCCATAAGGAGGTAACGATATGGAAGCTAGAGCAACAGCTAAATATGTGCGTGTTTCATCCAGAAAGGCTAAGTTAGTGGCTGATTTAATCAGAGGAAAAAGTATTGGAGAAGCATTAAGCATTTTGGCATTAACACCTAATAAAGCAGCGGGCGTGATTGACAAAGTCGTCAAGTCGGCTTTGGCAAATGCTGAAAATAATCATAATATGAACCCTGAAAATCTGTATGTAGATCAGATTTTTGCTAATCAGGGTCCGACAATGAAGCGATTTAGAGCGGGTGCACAGGGACGTGCCAGCGTTATTCGTAAAAGAACGTCTCATATTACAGCCGTATTGAAAGAAAAAGAGTAAGGAGGACACGTTTTTGGGTCAAAAAGTCAATGCTCATGGGTTAAGAGTCGGCGTCATCAAGGACTGGAATGCAAAATGGTTTGCTAATGACAAGGATTTTGCAGATTATCTGATCGAAGATAATCAGGTTCGCAAATATATTAAAAAAAGCCAGTTTCAGGCTGGGATTTCTAAAATTGTTATTGAACGATTTGGGAACAAAGTTCGAGTTCATATTTATACAGCTAAGCCAGGGATGATTATTGGTCGGGGCGGTGCTGGTATCGACGCACTGCGACTGGAACTGGAAAAAATGACAAAGAAAACAGTGTTTATCAATATTGTTGAAGTTAAAAACATCGATATGGATGCACAGTTAATTGCAGAAAATATTGCTTCACAGCTGGAAAGACGAATCTCTTTCAGAAGAGCGATGAAACAGTGTATGCAGCGAACAATGCGTGCAGGCGCTAAAGGAATCAAAACAGCTGTAGCAGGACGATTAAACGGAGCTGAAATGGCGCGAAGTGAGCATTACGCACAGGGGAATGTGCCAATGCAGACACTAAGAGCAGATATCAGTTATGGATTTGCCGAAGCTGACACTACCTACGGAAAGTTGGGTGTTAAAGTCTGGGTAAATAAAGGAGAAATTTTAACAGGCCGTGAAGACATTCTGGCAGTTGCGACTGAAGAAGAAGCAAAACCAAAGAAAAACACACGAAAAAAAGCTCCTACTAACCGAACTGAAAACTAGAGAGAGGAGGACAACATTATGTTAATGCCTAAACGTGTAAAACGAAGAAGAGTACACAGAGGTCGAATGAAAGGGAAGGCTACAAGAGGTAACAAGATCACTTATGGTGA
This genomic interval from Eubacteriaceae bacterium ES3 contains the following:
- the rpsC gene encoding 30S ribosomal protein S3, producing MGQKVNAHGLRVGVIKDWNAKWFANDKDFADYLIEDNQVRKYIKKSQFQAGISKIVIERFGNKVRVHIYTAKPGMIIGRGGAGIDALRLELEKMTKKTVFINIVEVKNIDMDAQLIAENIASQLERRISFRRAMKQCMQRTMRAGAKGIKTAVAGRLNGAEMARSEHYAQGNVPMQTLRADISYGFAEADTTYGKLGVKVWVNKGEILTGREDILAVATEEEAKPKKNTRKKAPTNRTEN
- the rplV gene encoding 50S ribosomal protein L22, producing the protein MEARATAKYVRVSSRKAKLVADLIRGKSIGEALSILALTPNKAAGVIDKVVKSALANAENNHNMNPENLYVDQIFANQGPTMKRFRAGAQGRASVIRKRTSHITAVLKEKE